The region GCAGAGGCGGCCAATAGGGTAATCTTACGTGGCCTCAAACGCAGACTCGGTGAGGCAAAGAGGGCATGGGTCGAGGAGCTACATAGCGTGCTATGGGCCTACCGCACGACTCCACATTCTACCACCGGGGAAACCCCGTTCCGACTAACTTACGGCACCGAGGCAGTCATCCCGGTGGAGATACGGGCGCCAACGAGGAGGACGGAGGAGCCCCTAGACGAGGAAATGAACGATGAAACCCTTAGAGCCGAGCTCGACCTAGTCGAGGAGATACGTTCCGAAGCAGCTCTCAGGGAAACAACCCTCAAACAAAAAATAGCACTACGCCATGACGCGAAAGTCATAAAAAGAGAGTTCCAGGTCGGCACCCTGGTCCTCAGAAGAAACCAGAAAAACCCGAGAGAGGGCAAACTGGCGGCCAACTGGGAAGGCCCTTACCGCGTCCGCGACAAAACGAGCAACGGGGCCTATTACCTGGAAAACCTACAAGGAGAACAACTCGCTCGACCATGGAACGCAGAAAAACTTAGACAATATTACAGCTAAATACACCACGGGGAGACGTGGCAGGTACGACCACGCTCTTCGTCCCCAAAACCCCAGGGAGGAACCACGAGACCCGGGAACGATCCGGGGTCACATGACAAACACAACCCTCCCCGACGGTTGGGATCTTGACCAAGACTCAACGTCGAAGTACCAGGACTGGCAGGGCACCCAGCTCGCGATGGGAGGGCCCAAGCCTCGGGACCAGGGTTCGAACAACGGACCCGGGCCTCGATACCCACGGGCACAAAGCCCGACACTTCGTCGGTTCCCTAAACCGAGGAGATTATCAAAGTCGAGCAGAGTACGAATTCATACAAACAAGTATCAAACACAAACGAGCACAATGAATGATAACGTAAATATTCATGCATTAAAAACGATAAGAGCGGCCGAAGCCAAGTACGCCCGAAGGCCATATTACAACGCCCGAAGGCCAAATACATAAGGCACGCAGGCCATGATAACTaaaatcaaagaaaaacaaataaactaagactccgctcggagcacctcttcatcctcttcttcttcttctccccccaGCTCCTCCTCCGCTTCAAACGGGCAGATAATCTCACCGTCCCGGACGCAGCAGTTATAGGCCGACCCTACTGTCACCAACTCAGGGTTCAGAAGCCCGAGCTGCTCGACAGCATTGTCGAAACCCTCTTTGAAGCAGGCCACGAGATCTTGGTTGAGAGTCCGAATATGCCCTAGCAGCTCACCGCGCGAACCAAGGGCGTGTTCCTCCTCGGTCTCATCTGCCAGAGGACGGACCTTTCCCTCGAGAGACTCAACCTGAGCCCGTAGGCAAGCGTTGTCCTCGGTCAGCTTCTGATGGTCGACCACCTGCTCTTCCAAGCTCGCCTTAGCAGCCTTCAACTGGTCCCTCTCCTTTTCCACCTCCTCCAGCTTCTGGCTCAGCCCTTCCTGCAGCTGATGCTCTTCTTTGTAGTCCGACAGATCTTGAGATAGTCTTTCCTTCTCCGTCCGAACCTGCAAAAGGGCATCCTCCAGCGAGGCGGTGGAGACCGAAGTGTCGGTCAAAACCATGGCCGTCTCCATCACCCGGATGACAGCAGCAATATCCCTGGCCAGATCTTTCCTCCGGGCAGCAACATCCTGGTCCAGAATAGCCTTGGCCTCAGGCGCAGGCACAGCAATCGACTCCTCGGCCTTGAAGAACGACCGTTCCACATAGCAGGGAGGTAGAAGATAGCTGCCCGGTCCATGCGAACTTCCTGGAGACGACCTGGTAAGGGCCCCAGCCGGACGCTTCCGTTTATGGAGGGGAGAAGCCGCTGGCGACGGACTGCTATCAGGAATGTTGATCGGGTTAGATCGAGGAGGAGAGGAAGGAATCACGCTCGCCGCCTGCGAGGGACTAGCCCCGGCATCGCCAGCAGTCTCCAAGGGACGGGCCacagttttcttcttcttcttgggcaCCCGGTCAGGAGCGCCGACCTGATGCGCTAGCTTCAGCACCCGATCACGAGCATTGGGCATGGCACCTGCAAATAAATTACACACCAACATTAGCGAGCGAAGtcataaacagaaataaaaagctAAACAAAGTCTGCCTACTCAATAACGCCAGAGCTTCCTCCTCGGTATCACACTCGAGCAGAGCCTTCGTATTGATATAACGCGCCTCGGTGATTAGTTCCCCGGCCTCATCCAGGTAGGGCACGCCCTGTCGATTCGCCCAGAACCCCAAGCTGAAGCTCTGCACGTAATCGACCAGCTTCTTGTACGCGAGCCTATCCTCCTCGCCGAGCATCGCATACTTGACTCGGTAATGCGCCGTGGAGAGATCGAAATGATCACGCTGCCACCTCAGCGGTATCTTCGACATCAGCGTCTCCTCCCCATTGGGTGTCCGCTGATAGTAGTATAGAGAGTGAAGGGCAGCCCGGGTAATCGGCATCACCACGTACCACCGGTTTTTGAAATGGCGAACAGAATCCTCGTACGTCTTGAACAGACGCACGGGCTGCTTGAAAGAAACCCAACTGTGGCGACCACGGGAACCGGACCTCTGGAGATGGAAAACGTGGAAGAAGAGAGCCCGGGTGCAACCAATGCCGAGGAACTGGCAAACTAACTCGAATGCCCGCATAAATGCGAGAGCATTAGGATGTAGTTGGGACGGCGCCAGCCGGAGCCACTTGAAGACCGACATCTGGAAGGAGTTGAAGGGCAGTCTAATCCCCGCCTCACGGAAAGCAAATTCATACATGGTGAACTGCTTCCCCGGGAAATGATGGCAAATGCGGTCTTCTTCCTTGGGGGCGCAGCAATACCAGTTCGGTGGATCCTCCCGGCTTATGGTCTCGACCATAGCGTAAGCAATGACGGCCTCGTCACAGAAGTCTGATTCCTCCTCCAAGGGCTCGTCCGCAACCCATGAGAAGTCGACCTGCCCGGAAGAGGAGGCGTGTTCGGTACCATCTCGGACACTCCCATCCCCGACAGGGAGACGAGCGATTGTCGCGTCTTCGGTGGAGGACCCAGAATCTTCCCTCCTCGGTCGTAAGCGCCCGGTAGCACCTGAAACGCAGACAGAAAGAGTGAATTCGACGTCGTATCAAATCCACCCTTCCACCGCAGGTCAAGTGAAAGGGCGTAGCGGCGACGGACACTAACCGTGCTCAACTCGGTGACGCGCGCATTCTATGGAgaccgggcataaacttcatacaGCCTATGCAAGTATTGCCCGGCATATGAAATTTATGCCCGGTACAGTATGATCCCAACCCTATTTTCTACCACCTAATATACACCTACAGTCCACTACACTGTTCCTAAGTTAAACCTAACCACATTTCTACAAAAATAGCATGCGTTTGACAGAAAACAACAAGGAAAAACAGTGGGTCACAGTGGAAAATCATACCTGTCATAGTTAAGTTGAAAGGGGTACGGTGGTGCCCGAGCAGAAGACGGTGGTTCAGATAGGAGGACGGGCGGAGACGGCGGTCCAGACGGTAGAGCGAGCAAACGAGGGAGAATGTGGAGAACTCCGGTGAACGTGTGAGCGAAAAAAGTGGAAATGAAGTTACTCAACCCCTTTTTTATAGGGCTTGGCACGTGGACCAACACGCTAGGTCATCATTGCCTAGCCTGCCTACGCCGTCTTTGCACACGAAACGAAGCGACCCCACTGATTCTGAGACACGTCTATCAAAGATAAGAAACTGAAACGACCCGAGCACCTATCCGTCTCCTCGACTCACCAAGACGCCACCTCCCCGCGTCATACCCACGTTTACCACAAGGAAGGTGCGGACCAACCGATCACCTCCATCCCCGACATTCCCGGAGAAAGGGTCGGTCATGAACAGGTCTGTTACGACCTCACCTGTCTAACGATGAAGCTTCCCCATCGCCTCGGGGAACCCTTAGTTGAAACATAAGTCATCTCTCTGGCTCAGAGACTCGACTTGGGGGGCTCCTGTTCTGGACTGGGCCATGACactaggcacggcacggcccaatgctcgccaagcccacgtccaaacgaccgtgtccaaacgaccacgaggacacgtcaggtgaacgaccgtccgcccgacgaacgtctccccggccccttaaatacgtgtcggacaacgagcgggtcctcctcatatgatctccatccactcatcgtcaacccacgtcgcggacacctaagttgtgtcgggcagagccataacggcatctcactcaccacgtcacccaactcccctatat is a window of Lathyrus oleraceus cultivar Zhongwan6 chromosome 6, CAAS_Psat_ZW6_1.0, whole genome shotgun sequence DNA encoding:
- the LOC127096497 gene encoding uncharacterized protein LOC127096497; its protein translation is MTGATGRLRPRREDSGSSTEDATIARLPVGDGSVRDGTEHASSSGQVDFSWVADEPLEEESDFCDEAVIAYAMVETISREDPPNWYCCAPKEEDRICHHFPGKQFTMYEFAFREAGIRLPFNSFQMSVFKWLRLAPSQLHPNALAFMRAFELVCQFLGIGCTRALFFHVFHLQRSGSRGRHSWVSFKQPVRLFKTYEDSVRHFKNRWYVVMPITRAALHSLYYYQRTPNGEETLMSKIPLRWQRDHFDLSTAHYRVKYAMLGEEDRLAYKKLVDYVQSFSLGFWANRQGVPYLDEAGELITEARYINTKALLECDTEEEALALLSAMPNARDRVLKLAHQVGAPDRVPKKKKKTVARPLETAGDAGASPSQAASVIPSSPPRSNPINIPDSSPSPAASPLHKRKRPAGALTRSSPGSSHGPGSYLLPPCYVERSFFKAEESIAVPAPEAKAILDQDVAARRKDLARDIAAVIRVMETAMVLTDTSVSTASLEDALLQVRTEKERLSQDLSDYKEEHQLQEGLSQKLEEVEKERDQLKAAKASLEEQVVDHQKLTEDNACLRAQVESLEGKVRPLADETEEEHALGSRGELLGHIRTLNQDLVACFKEGFDNAVEQLGLLNPELVTVGSAYNCCVRDVIMACVPYVFGLRAL